In Microbacterium cremeum, a genomic segment contains:
- a CDS encoding carbonic anhydrase, translated as MIRPEAAPAKVWREMQRGNARFIAGEPRHPRQDVDRRHELAGGQRPRAALFGCSDSRLAAEIIFDKGLGDLFVVRNAGQVISDSVVGSLEYAVAVLEVPLIVVLGHDECGAVRAAIDSTDPEAAPLPPHIWRLISPIVPAVRRVQRAATVDGVAAQEIDAEEVGREHLRDTVAELLHSSELISDAVAAGRLAIVGANYRLAEGAAVPDVIVGIAEPA; from the coding sequence ATGATCCGCCCGGAGGCGGCGCCCGCGAAGGTGTGGCGCGAGATGCAGCGCGGCAACGCGCGCTTCATCGCCGGGGAACCCCGCCACCCGCGCCAGGACGTCGACCGTCGCCACGAGCTCGCCGGCGGCCAGCGCCCGCGCGCCGCGCTGTTCGGATGCTCCGACTCGCGACTGGCGGCCGAGATCATCTTCGACAAGGGCCTGGGCGACCTCTTCGTCGTCCGCAACGCCGGACAGGTGATCTCGGACTCCGTCGTCGGCAGCCTCGAGTACGCCGTGGCCGTCCTCGAAGTGCCGCTGATCGTCGTGCTGGGCCACGACGAGTGCGGCGCCGTGCGGGCGGCGATCGACAGCACCGACCCCGAAGCGGCTCCCCTGCCCCCGCACATCTGGCGACTGATCTCGCCCATCGTCCCCGCGGTCCGTCGCGTGCAGCGCGCCGCGACCGTCGACGGCGTGGCCGCGCAGGAGATCGACGCCGAGGAGGTCGGCCGCGAGCACCTGCGCGACACCGTGGCCGAGCTGCTGCACTCGTCCGAGCTGATCAGCGATGCCGTGGCGGCCGGCCGCCTGGCCATCGTGGGTGCGAACTACCGGCTCGCCGAGGGCGCCGCCGTCCCCGACGTCATCGTCGGGATCGCCGAGCCCGCCTGA
- a CDS encoding exodeoxyribonuclease VII small subunit yields MTESSGAATDVAALSFEQARDELVRVVAELEQGAPTLEHSLALWERGEALAARCEEWLLGAKRRLEAARASAGTGGSTEA; encoded by the coding sequence ATGACCGAGTCCAGCGGCGCCGCCACCGACGTCGCGGCTCTCTCGTTCGAGCAGGCCCGCGACGAGCTCGTGCGCGTCGTCGCCGAGCTCGAACAGGGCGCGCCGACGCTCGAGCACTCGCTCGCCCTCTGGGAGCGCGGCGAAGCGCTCGCGGCCCGGTGCGAGGAGTGGCTCCTCGGCGCGAAGCGCCGGCTCGAAGCGGCCCGCGCGTCGGCGGGGACCGGCGGGAGCACGGAGGCGTGA
- a CDS encoding 4-hydroxy-3-methylbut-2-enyl diphosphate reductase has product MPVPRIPRRRQPLQDNAVPGRKKVLLASPRGYCAGVDRAVIAVEKALERFGAPVYVRKQIVHNIHVVTELEGKGAVFVDEVDEVPEGAHVVFSAHGVSPAVVDAASDRGLRAIDATCPLVTKVHREAVRFARDDYEILLIGHVGHEEVEGTAGEAPDHVTIVGSPDEADTIEVRDPSKVVWLSQTTLSVDETMETVRRLRTRFPQLQDPPSDDICYATQNRQVAIKKVAKDAELVIVVGSANSSNSVRLVEVALEHGAKAAYRVDYADEVEQAWLEGVETVGVTSGASVPEVLVQQVLADLAAAGYRDVEEVRTAEEDLMFSLPKELRQDAAGKRDGRALGGRSRS; this is encoded by the coding sequence ATGCCCGTCCCGCGCATCCCACGGCGGCGTCAACCGCTCCAGGATAACGCCGTGCCCGGACGCAAGAAGGTGCTGCTGGCCTCCCCGCGCGGATACTGCGCCGGCGTGGACCGCGCCGTCATCGCGGTCGAGAAGGCGCTCGAGCGCTTCGGGGCCCCGGTGTACGTGCGCAAGCAGATCGTGCACAACATCCACGTCGTCACCGAGCTCGAGGGCAAGGGCGCCGTCTTCGTCGACGAGGTCGACGAGGTGCCCGAGGGCGCGCACGTCGTGTTCAGCGCCCACGGGGTGTCACCGGCGGTCGTGGACGCGGCATCCGATCGCGGCCTGCGCGCCATCGACGCGACGTGCCCGCTCGTGACGAAGGTGCACCGCGAGGCCGTGAGGTTCGCGCGCGACGACTACGAGATCCTGCTCATCGGCCACGTCGGTCACGAGGAGGTCGAAGGCACCGCCGGCGAGGCGCCGGATCACGTCACGATCGTCGGCTCGCCCGACGAGGCCGACACGATCGAGGTGCGCGACCCCTCGAAGGTCGTGTGGCTGTCGCAGACGACGCTCTCGGTCGACGAGACCATGGAGACCGTGCGGCGCCTGCGCACCCGCTTCCCGCAGCTGCAGGATCCGCCCTCCGACGACATCTGCTACGCGACGCAGAACCGGCAGGTCGCGATCAAGAAGGTGGCCAAGGACGCCGAACTCGTGATCGTCGTCGGCTCGGCGAACTCGTCGAACAGCGTGCGCCTGGTCGAGGTCGCCTTGGAGCACGGCGCGAAGGCGGCGTACCGGGTCGACTACGCCGACGAGGTCGAGCAGGCCTGGCTCGAGGGCGTCGAGACCGTCGGGGTCACCAGCGGCGCCTCGGTGCCGGAGGTGCTCGTGCAGCAGGTGCTCGCCGACCTCGCCGCCGCCGGCTACCGCGATGTCGAAGAGGTGCGCACCGCCGAGGAGGACCTCATGTTCTCGCTCCCGAAGGAGCTGCGACAGGATGCCGCGGGCAAGCGCGACGGCCGGGCGCTGGGCGGGCGGAGCCGCTCGTGA
- the xseA gene encoding exodeoxyribonuclease VII large subunit: MTTFQPAAIPGEPPPPDSVAPRDSTSQAPTSVARLGDTIRGFIQTWGSVWVEGEITSWNLRGGNVFGRLKDLSTDATIAFRIWSSTRDRLPADLKVGDHVIACVKADFFVKTGDFTFAVSAMRHVGLGDQLERLERLRAQLRAEGLFDAARKKPLPFLPHVIGLITGADSDAEKDVHRNAELRWPQVRFRTKHAAVQGDRCVPETLAALKALDAAPDVDVIIIARGGGDPQSLLGFSDERLLRAVAAASTPVVSAIGHENDHPLLDDVADLRASTPTDAAKRVVPDVAEQRAIVAQLRSRLTMRLTQRVTHDIAQLEQLRSRPVLRTPETLLTTRSHEVELLAARGRDRIERTLEAGSRRTAELRATLRALSPASTLARGYAIAHLEDGVIVRDAAQAPASTAVVVTVGRGSFAARSEGEVAETGAAGSPDTAPGGPAGNPN; the protein is encoded by the coding sequence ATGACGACCTTCCAGCCTGCCGCGATCCCCGGCGAGCCGCCGCCGCCCGACTCGGTGGCGCCGCGCGACTCCACCTCGCAGGCGCCGACGTCCGTCGCCAGACTGGGCGACACGATCCGCGGCTTCATCCAGACGTGGGGCTCGGTGTGGGTCGAGGGCGAGATCACCAGCTGGAACCTGCGCGGCGGCAACGTGTTCGGCCGCCTCAAGGACCTCTCGACCGACGCGACCATCGCCTTCCGCATCTGGTCGTCGACGCGGGACCGGCTTCCGGCCGACCTCAAGGTCGGCGACCACGTCATCGCGTGCGTCAAGGCCGACTTCTTCGTCAAGACCGGCGACTTCACCTTCGCCGTGTCGGCGATGCGGCACGTCGGGCTCGGCGATCAGCTCGAGCGCCTCGAGCGCCTGCGGGCGCAATTGCGCGCGGAGGGCCTCTTCGACGCCGCCCGCAAGAAGCCCCTCCCGTTCCTGCCGCACGTCATCGGCCTCATCACCGGAGCCGACTCGGACGCCGAGAAGGACGTGCACCGCAACGCAGAGCTGCGCTGGCCGCAGGTGAGATTCCGCACCAAGCACGCCGCCGTGCAGGGCGACCGGTGCGTGCCCGAGACCCTCGCGGCCCTCAAGGCTCTGGACGCCGCACCCGACGTCGATGTCATCATCATCGCGCGCGGCGGCGGCGACCCCCAGAGCCTCCTCGGGTTCAGCGACGAGCGTCTGCTGCGCGCCGTGGCCGCCGCCTCCACCCCCGTCGTCAGCGCGATCGGACACGAGAACGACCACCCCCTGCTCGACGACGTCGCCGACCTGCGCGCGTCGACGCCGACCGACGCGGCCAAGCGGGTGGTTCCGGATGTCGCGGAGCAGCGCGCCATCGTGGCGCAGCTGCGCTCGCGTCTGACCATGCGACTGACGCAGCGCGTGACCCACGACATCGCCCAGCTCGAGCAGCTGCGCTCGCGGCCGGTGCTGCGCACGCCCGAGACGCTCCTCACGACGCGATCGCACGAGGTCGAGCTGCTCGCCGCGCGCGGACGCGACCGGATCGAGCGCACGCTCGAGGCCGGCTCACGGCGCACCGCCGAGCTCCGCGCCACGCTGCGCGCGCTGTCGCCGGCCTCCACGCTGGCCCGCGGGTACGCGATCGCGCACCTCGAGGACGGCGTCATCGTGCGCGACGCGGCCCAGGCTCCGGCATCCACCGCCGTCGTCGTCACCGTCGGACGCGGCTCGTTCGCGGCGCGCTCCGAGGGCGAGGTCGCCGAGACCGGAGCGGCCGGGAGCCCGGACACGGCACCGGGCGGGCCGGCCGGGAACCCGAACTAA
- a CDS encoding DUF6264 family protein, with translation MPRASATAGRWAGGAARERRRARSGRPSARRRGAASPAAVRGVRDARGAARPHPPARRDVRAGDRTPVMPAAEPAPAPAGPAAGAPPRPRTVDRIVTVALLAYGLFNVLSSFTAFLDYGAYAETMFAVLGVDAELADPSAGRPWGIAAAVVLAVGWVATALVSSWSLRRGRLTWWIPLVAGIVFTFAAGIMMVVPLMNDPAVWDALVGSLR, from the coding sequence ATGCCGCGGGCAAGCGCGACGGCCGGGCGCTGGGCGGGCGGAGCCGCTCGTGAACGACGCCGCGCACGATCCGGGCGCCCGTCCGCCCGGCGGCGAGGAGCCGCGTCCCCGGCCGCAGTACGGGGAGTACGCGACGCCCGAGGAGCAGCGCGCCCGCATCCGCCAGCCCGACGCGACGTACGCGCTGGAGACCGGACGCCGGTGATGCCGGCCGCCGAGCCGGCCCCCGCACCTGCGGGACCGGCTGCCGGGGCGCCGCCCCGCCCGCGGACGGTCGACCGCATCGTGACCGTCGCGCTCCTGGCGTACGGCCTGTTCAACGTGCTGTCGTCGTTCACGGCGTTCCTCGACTACGGCGCCTACGCCGAGACGATGTTCGCGGTCCTGGGCGTCGACGCCGAGCTCGCCGACCCGTCGGCCGGACGCCCGTGGGGGATCGCGGCCGCGGTCGTGCTCGCCGTGGGATGGGTCGCCACCGCGCTGGTGTCCTCGTGGAGCCTGCGTCGCGGCCGCCTCACGTGGTGGATCCCGCTCGTCGCGGGCATCGTCTTCACGTTCGCGGCGGGCATCATGATGGTCGTACCGCTCATGAACGATCCCGCGGTGTGGGACGCCCTCGTCGGCAGTCTCCGCTGA
- a CDS encoding response regulator transcription factor encodes MTRILIVEDEPRIAAFVSRGLESAGYETIVIEDGAEALEAALRGDGDLVLLDVGLPTMDGFEVLRELRSRGSGVPVIMLTARSSTRDTVEGLDSGANDYVSKPFTFEELLARVRSRLRENVPQQGVAISHGDVTLDILARRASVGGREIDLSAREFSLAEQFLRNPGRVLSREQLLSSVWGLDFDPGSNVVDVYVRYLRGKLGADHIVTVRGAGYRWE; translated from the coding sequence ATGACCAGGATCCTCATCGTGGAGGACGAGCCGCGCATCGCCGCGTTCGTCAGCCGCGGGCTCGAATCCGCCGGATACGAGACGATCGTCATCGAGGACGGAGCGGAGGCCCTCGAGGCCGCCCTCCGCGGAGATGGCGACCTCGTGCTGCTGGATGTGGGCCTGCCGACGATGGACGGCTTCGAGGTGCTGCGCGAGCTGCGCTCGCGGGGCTCCGGCGTCCCGGTGATCATGCTCACCGCCCGTTCGAGTACGCGCGACACCGTCGAGGGCCTGGACTCGGGCGCGAACGACTACGTGTCCAAGCCCTTCACCTTCGAGGAGCTCCTCGCGCGAGTGCGTTCGCGGCTGCGCGAGAACGTGCCGCAGCAGGGCGTGGCGATCTCGCACGGCGACGTCACCCTCGACATCCTCGCCCGTCGCGCCTCGGTCGGCGGCAGGGAGATCGACCTGTCGGCGCGCGAGTTCTCGCTCGCCGAGCAGTTCCTGCGCAATCCCGGCCGGGTGCTCAGCCGCGAGCAGCTCCTCAGCAGCGTGTGGGGACTCGACTTCGACCCGGGCTCGAACGTCGTCGACGTGTACGTGCGGTATCTGCGCGGCAAGCTCGGCGCAGACCACATCGTCACCGTGCGCGGCGCCGGCTACCGCTGGGAGTAG
- a CDS encoding sensor histidine kinase: MAHTPRPIPARVRILAAILAVACVGLAIVGSVTFLVQREQAIKAVNDRLAAQVQRLQDFADDPQVEEAGEGANQATEELDVNDFASIDEYLRAVVARLVPARGEASLALLDGSPRWVPQTLSGFDISRNDELIDRVIAETADGTAKSGTAVTEQGTLRYIAIPVSMPGDPRQGLYIRAIDLGGELQPVTLAMTTYVVAAIAVLAAIGVVGWFVTGRLLSPIRHLRETADAISIDDLSRRLSPHGNDDIADLSRTVNSMLDRLEGSVDVQRQLLDDVRHELKTPITIVRGHLELMDPRDAADVASARDIGIAELDRLARLVEDIDQLAAAEADAYTMAEVDVAALTARVGELVAVIPGHAWTVEAHADGITSGDTDRLLQAWLQLADNAAKYTPAGSPIEIGSAIDAEGTHLWVRDHGPGIPPGARVRIFRRFDRAHGKRTVGGSGLGLAIVDAITKGHSGHCDVTDTPGGGATFTIHLPPAEVELPAPIRAGDVVLQREASG; encoded by the coding sequence GTGGCCCACACGCCCCGCCCGATACCCGCCCGCGTCAGGATCCTCGCCGCGATCCTGGCGGTCGCGTGCGTGGGCCTGGCGATCGTGGGAAGCGTGACGTTCCTCGTGCAGCGTGAGCAGGCGATCAAGGCGGTCAACGACCGCCTCGCGGCCCAGGTCCAGCGGCTGCAGGACTTCGCCGACGACCCGCAGGTCGAAGAAGCGGGCGAGGGCGCCAATCAGGCGACCGAGGAGCTCGACGTCAACGACTTCGCCTCGATCGACGAGTACCTCCGGGCGGTGGTCGCACGGCTCGTGCCGGCGCGCGGCGAGGCGTCGCTGGCCCTGCTCGACGGATCGCCCCGCTGGGTGCCGCAGACGCTGTCGGGGTTCGACATCTCGCGCAACGACGAGCTGATCGACCGCGTGATCGCCGAGACCGCCGACGGGACGGCCAAGAGCGGCACCGCGGTGACCGAGCAGGGCACGCTGCGCTACATCGCCATCCCGGTCTCGATGCCCGGCGATCCGCGGCAGGGACTGTACATCCGTGCGATCGACCTCGGCGGCGAACTGCAGCCGGTCACCCTCGCGATGACGACGTACGTGGTCGCGGCCATCGCGGTGCTCGCGGCGATCGGCGTCGTCGGCTGGTTCGTCACCGGCCGACTGCTCTCCCCGATCCGGCACCTGCGCGAGACGGCGGACGCGATCTCGATCGACGACCTCTCGCGGCGTCTCTCACCCCACGGCAACGACGACATCGCCGACCTGTCGCGCACCGTCAACTCGATGCTCGACCGGCTCGAGGGCTCGGTCGACGTGCAGCGGCAGCTGCTCGACGACGTGCGCCACGAACTGAAGACGCCCATCACGATCGTGCGCGGGCACCTCGAGCTGATGGACCCCCGCGACGCGGCAGACGTGGCGTCCGCGCGCGACATCGGCATCGCCGAGCTCGACCGGCTCGCGCGCCTGGTGGAGGACATCGATCAGCTCGCGGCCGCCGAGGCGGACGCCTACACCATGGCCGAAGTCGACGTGGCCGCGCTCACGGCGCGAGTCGGCGAACTCGTGGCAGTCATCCCGGGTCACGCGTGGACGGTCGAGGCGCACGCCGACGGCATCACCTCCGGCGATACCGACCGGCTGCTGCAGGCATGGCTGCAACTGGCCGACAACGCCGCGAAGTACACGCCCGCCGGCTCCCCGATCGAGATCGGCAGCGCGATCGATGCCGAAGGCACGCACCTGTGGGTGCGCGACCACGGCCCCGGCATCCCACCGGGCGCACGCGTGCGCATCTTCCGCCGGTTCGACCGCGCGCACGGCAAGCGGACCGTGGGCGGCTCGGGGCTCGGCCTTGCGATCGTCGACGCGATCACCAAGGGCCACAGCGGCCACTGCGACGTCACCGACACCCCGGGCGGCGGAGCCACGTTCACCATTCACCTGCCTCCCGCGGAGGTGGAGCTGCCCGCGCCTATCAGGGCCGGCGACGTCGTGCTGCAACGAGAGGCATCAGGATGA
- a CDS encoding DUF4245 domain-containing protein — MARGPRVVAELGRPETPDETAARKAESSRVYRSSQNTRNLVAALLVTLAVVAVIIFAVPRGTPPEREPIDVAAVAERIGDAEGRRVIAPAMSDEWMVNSARLVSDGSVRTWTIVYAPDDENERGFLRVAQGFDADGAWPARVLSGAAPESVVTIDGVEWDRYELDPARTANISVALATTAGPDTILIYGAAEDDVLEEVAASVSDDVTALREEAE, encoded by the coding sequence ATGGCACGGGGACCCCGCGTCGTCGCCGAGCTCGGTCGTCCCGAGACGCCCGACGAGACCGCCGCGCGCAAGGCCGAGTCCTCACGGGTCTACCGCTCGAGCCAGAACACGCGCAATCTCGTCGCCGCGCTCCTGGTGACGCTCGCCGTCGTCGCCGTCATCATCTTCGCCGTTCCCCGCGGAACGCCGCCCGAACGGGAGCCGATCGACGTCGCGGCGGTCGCCGAGCGCATCGGCGACGCCGAGGGGCGACGCGTCATCGCCCCCGCGATGTCGGACGAGTGGATGGTCAACAGCGCGCGCCTCGTGAGCGACGGCTCGGTGCGGACGTGGACGATCGTGTACGCGCCCGACGACGAGAATGAGCGCGGATTCCTCCGCGTCGCCCAGGGGTTCGACGCCGACGGAGCCTGGCCCGCACGCGTGCTGTCGGGCGCCGCGCCCGAGAGCGTCGTCACGATCGACGGAGTCGAGTGGGACCGCTACGAGCTCGATCCCGCCCGCACCGCCAACATCTCGGTCGCCCTCGCCACGACGGCGGGCCCCGACACGATCCTGATCTACGGTGCTGCCGAGGACGACGTGCTCGAAGAGGTCGCCGCCTCGGTGTCCGACGATGTGACCGCGCTACGCGAGGAGGCCGAGTGA
- a CDS encoding zf-HC2 domain-containing protein produces MNPGHARFADWEAAYLVGALSPSDRRLFEEHLDECAACRDALAELAPTLGLLSRVSPDRAESLLQRPEGAGDVAAGPAPGARSEFVARAAARRARPGRRGDGVRWSGEASLPRQRRP; encoded by the coding sequence ATGAACCCGGGTCACGCCCGGTTCGCGGACTGGGAGGCGGCGTACCTCGTGGGGGCGCTGAGCCCCTCCGATCGCCGGCTGTTCGAAGAGCACCTCGACGAGTGCGCGGCATGCCGCGACGCACTCGCCGAGCTGGCTCCGACGCTCGGGCTGCTCTCGCGCGTCTCGCCCGACCGTGCCGAGTCGCTGCTGCAGCGGCCGGAGGGCGCGGGCGATGTGGCAGCCGGCCCCGCGCCCGGCGCGCGCTCGGAGTTCGTCGCACGCGCGGCGGCGAGGCGCGCGAGGCCAGGACGGCGCGGCGACGGCGTGCGATGGAGTGGGGAGGCCTCCTTGCCGCGGCAGCGGCGGCCGTGA
- a CDS encoding sigma-70 family RNA polymerase sigma factor, whose amino-acid sequence MPRQAHDRDDTAAARTSPRDAARLAELFDAHAAPIWRYAVHLTGDRAGADDIVQETLLRAWRTPRILEQDPASTRSWMFTVARHLVIDDARSARRRREVGVADVPERATTDATDALFEALLVEEALAALSADHRAVVVCAYYRGLSVAEMAAELEIPEGTVKSRLHYGLRALRLALQERGVTR is encoded by the coding sequence ATGCCGCGTCAAGCGCACGATCGCGACGACACCGCTGCTGCGCGCACCAGCCCGCGCGACGCGGCCCGTCTCGCCGAGCTGTTCGACGCGCACGCGGCGCCGATCTGGCGCTACGCGGTGCACCTGACGGGCGATCGCGCCGGGGCCGACGACATCGTGCAGGAGACGCTGCTGCGGGCGTGGCGGACGCCGCGGATCCTGGAGCAGGACCCGGCTTCGACGCGATCCTGGATGTTCACCGTCGCCCGTCACCTGGTGATCGATGACGCCCGCAGCGCGCGGAGGCGGCGCGAGGTCGGAGTGGCGGACGTGCCGGAGCGGGCGACGACGGATGCCACCGACGCGCTCTTCGAGGCGCTCCTGGTCGAGGAGGCCCTCGCGGCCCTGTCGGCGGACCATCGCGCCGTCGTGGTGTGCGCGTACTACCGGGGCCTGTCGGTCGCCGAGATGGCGGCGGAGCTGGAGATCCCCGAGGGAACGGTGAAGTCCCGGCTGCACTACGGGCTTCGAGCCCTGCGCCTGGCGCTGCAGGAGAGGGGAGTGACGCGATGA
- a CDS encoding MOSC domain-containing protein, translated as MPRLVAVCAVRQLRPDAGAVGVTAIDKGPVEGAVRIGAYGVYADVQADRKHHGGLDKALYAYAAEDAAYWEGQLARALPPGFFGENLRTEGLDVNAARIGERWRIGDRVEVEVTMPRTPCQTFARWVGGDDERGWVRRFSDERRLGPYLRVVTTGRVRAGDEIVVVHRPDDAPTILDVYRGP; from the coding sequence ATGCCTCGCCTCGTCGCCGTCTGCGCCGTCCGGCAGCTGCGCCCCGACGCCGGTGCCGTCGGCGTCACGGCGATCGACAAGGGACCCGTCGAGGGGGCGGTCCGAATCGGCGCGTACGGCGTCTACGCCGACGTGCAGGCCGATCGCAAGCACCACGGCGGTCTCGACAAGGCGCTGTACGCCTACGCCGCCGAAGACGCCGCGTACTGGGAGGGGCAACTGGCGCGTGCGCTGCCTCCCGGCTTCTTCGGCGAGAACCTGCGCACCGAGGGGCTCGACGTCAACGCCGCGCGCATCGGCGAGCGCTGGCGGATCGGGGACCGCGTCGAGGTCGAGGTCACGATGCCTCGGACGCCGTGCCAGACCTTCGCCCGCTGGGTCGGCGGCGACGACGAGCGCGGCTGGGTCCGCCGCTTCTCCGACGAGCGCCGGCTGGGCCCGTACCTGCGTGTGGTCACGACGGGCCGCGTGAGGGCGGGCGACGAGATCGTCGTCGTGCATCGCCCGGATGACGCTCCGACGATCCTGGACGTCTACCGCGGGCCGTGA
- a CDS encoding class II fumarate hydratase → MTDTEYRIEHDTMGEVRVPKNALYAAQTQRAVENFPISGDPLEPAQIVALARIKKAAAIANKELGTLDARIADAIAGAADRIIAGEFGDQFPIDVYQTGSGTSSNMNMNEVLATLATQALGAPVHPNDHVNASQSSNDVFPTSVHIAVTQELIDDLIPALDHLAVALEAKAEAWKEVVKSGRTHLMDATPVTLGQEFGGYARQIRLGIERVQAVLPRVAEVPLGGTAVGTGINTPLGFPQRVIELIVADTELPITEAKDHFEAQANRDALVEASGALRTIAVSLTKINNDLRWMGSGPNTGLGELHIPDLQPGSSIMPGKVNPVVPEATLMVCARVIGNDATIAWAGASGSFELNVAIPVMGTAVLESIELLANASRLLADKTIDGLEANVERAAAFAGMSPSIVTPLNKLIGYEAAAKIAKHAVAKGITVREAVIDLGHVERGDLTLEQLDEKLDLLSMTHPG, encoded by the coding sequence GTGACCGACACCGAGTACCGCATCGAGCACGACACCATGGGCGAGGTGCGCGTGCCCAAGAACGCCCTCTACGCCGCGCAGACCCAGCGCGCCGTCGAGAACTTCCCGATCTCGGGCGACCCGCTCGAGCCCGCCCAGATCGTGGCCCTCGCCCGCATCAAGAAGGCGGCGGCGATCGCCAACAAGGAGCTGGGCACGCTCGACGCCCGCATCGCCGACGCGATCGCCGGTGCCGCCGACCGCATCATCGCGGGCGAGTTCGGCGACCAGTTCCCGATCGACGTCTACCAGACCGGCAGCGGCACGTCGTCGAACATGAACATGAACGAGGTGCTGGCCACGCTCGCCACGCAGGCGCTCGGCGCCCCCGTGCACCCCAACGACCACGTCAACGCCTCGCAGTCCTCGAACGACGTGTTCCCGACCTCGGTGCACATCGCAGTGACCCAGGAGCTCATCGACGACCTGATCCCGGCACTCGACCACCTCGCCGTCGCACTCGAGGCGAAGGCCGAAGCGTGGAAGGAGGTCGTCAAGTCCGGCCGCACCCACCTGATGGACGCCACCCCGGTCACACTGGGCCAGGAGTTCGGCGGCTATGCCCGCCAGATCCGCCTCGGCATCGAGCGCGTGCAGGCGGTCCTCCCCCGCGTCGCCGAGGTGCCCCTCGGCGGCACCGCCGTGGGCACCGGCATCAACACGCCGCTCGGCTTCCCGCAGCGGGTCATCGAGCTCATCGTCGCCGACACCGAGCTGCCGATCACCGAGGCCAAGGACCACTTCGAGGCGCAGGCCAACCGCGACGCCCTCGTCGAGGCATCCGGCGCGCTGCGCACCATCGCGGTGTCGCTGACCAAGATCAACAACGACCTGCGCTGGATGGGCTCGGGGCCCAACACCGGACTCGGCGAGCTGCACATCCCCGACCTGCAGCCGGGCTCGTCCATCATGCCCGGCAAGGTCAACCCCGTCGTGCCGGAGGCCACGCTCATGGTGTGCGCGCGCGTGATCGGCAACGACGCGACGATCGCGTGGGCCGGGGCGTCCGGCTCGTTCGAGCTGAACGTCGCGATCCCGGTCATGGGAACCGCCGTGCTCGAGTCCATCGAGCTGCTCGCCAACGCGTCGCGGCTCCTCGCCGACAAGACCATCGACGGTCTCGAGGCGAACGTCGAGCGTGCCGCCGCGTTCGCCGGCATGTCGCCCTCGATCGTCACGCCCCTCAACAAGCTCATCGGCTACGAGGCGGCGGCGAAGATCGCGAAGCACGCGGTGGCCAAGGGGATCACCGTGCGCGAGGCCGTGATCGACCTCGGCCACGTGGAGCGCGGCGACCTGACGCTCGAGCAGCTCGACGAGAAGCTCGACCTCCTCTCGATGACGCACCCGGGCTGA